The following proteins come from a genomic window of Nitrososphaerales archaeon:
- a CDS encoding Gfo/Idh/MocA family oxidoreductase, with protein MTKIAVVGVGGWGKNHVRVLSELESLCAVCDIDAEKAKTFADRYKVNSYTSINEMLENEKLDGAIVSTPTTTHLAVAKQLMEHHINVLVEKPMAPSSLECEQMRTIAKRNNVLLTTGYIERFNPAVNDVKNIIADKRYGEVLMLEFHRENRMPSNIQDVGIIYDTSVHDIDTAIYLFDSKPHIVFARAGSSKGAHEDFAAIILGFKDHKIAFIASNWVTPKKVRQFIVVCTDAIITGDFIKQEIRIDQGEDTVIPRREFQEPLILELKNFIDAVNGKTKSLISMDDAINTTRVAEAALLSSRTGAPIFLDLK; from the coding sequence ATGACAAAGATAGCGGTTGTAGGAGTTGGAGGGTGGGGCAAGAACCATGTTAGAGTCTTGTCAGAACTGGAATCCTTGTGTGCAGTTTGCGATATCGATGCAGAAAAGGCGAAAACTTTTGCAGACAGGTACAAGGTAAATTCATACACATCTATAAATGAAATGCTAGAGAATGAGAAGCTTGATGGTGCGATAGTAAGCACTCCTACCACCACTCATTTAGCTGTAGCAAAACAGCTCATGGAGCACCACATCAATGTTCTTGTTGAAAAGCCAATGGCTCCCTCATCTCTGGAATGCGAACAGATGCGCACAATAGCCAAGCGCAATAACGTCCTATTAACCACTGGATACATAGAGCGTTTCAACCCTGCGGTCAATGATGTAAAGAACATAATTGCCGATAAAAGGTACGGGGAAGTGCTTATGCTCGAGTTTCATAGGGAGAACAGAATGCCATCGAACATTCAGGATGTAGGAATAATATACGATACCTCTGTGCATGATATCGATACTGCTATTTACCTGTTTGACAGCAAACCGCATATTGTCTTTGCAAGGGCCGGCAGTAGCAAGGGTGCACATGAAGACTTTGCTGCCATAATTCTCGGCTTTAAAGACCATAAGATAGCGTTCATTGCATCAAACTGGGTAACACCCAAGAAGGTAAGGCAGTTCATTGTTGTTTGCACGGATGCTATTATAACCGGTGATTTCATAAAGCAAGAAATAAGGATTGACCAAGGAGAAGATACTGTGATCCCAAGAAGGGAGTTTCAGGAGCCGCTAATACTGGAGCTAAAGAACTTCATCGATGCTGTAAATGGTAAGACCAAATCATTGATTAGCATGGATGACGCTATTAACACTACAAGAGTTGCTGAAGCAGCGCTACTTTCAAGTAGAACTGGAGCACCTATCTTCCTTGATCTGAAATGA
- a CDS encoding Trm112 family protein, with protein MKKHMIDILACPIDKHHPLELYAIDTDNDEIVNGVIFCSKCSRFYPIIDEIPVMLPDELRNKANDIRFLEQWKDKLPSKIINESKPWHLE; from the coding sequence ATGAAGAAACATATGATCGATATACTTGCATGTCCTATAGACAAGCATCACCCTCTCGAGCTCTATGCGATTGATACTGATAACGATGAAATCGTTAACGGCGTTATCTTTTGCAGCAAATGTTCACGTTTCTATCCTATAATAGACGAGATCCCAGTCATGTTGCCAGATGAGTTAAGGAATAAAGCCAATGATATTAGATTTCTTGAACAATGGAAGGACAAGCTACCAAGTAAGATAATTAATGAG
- a CDS encoding Lrp/AsnC ligand binding domain-containing protein — MPKAYVLVNVDAGSDEEVFKAIQNISGIIESHIVLGAADLIVEIDAGDPEVVRQIIYEKIRKIPQVRSTQTMTVVR; from the coding sequence ATGCCAAAAGCCTATGTGCTAGTAAATGTGGATGCAGGGTCAGACGAAGAAGTCTTCAAAGCCATTCAAAATATCTCAGGAATTATCGAATCTCATATAGTTCTCGGCGCTGCGGATTTGATAGTTGAAATTGACGCTGGAGATCCAGAAGTTGTGCGACAGATCATATATGAGAAGATAAGGAAAATACCACAGGTACGATCAACGCAGACGATGACTGTGGTAAGGTAA
- a CDS encoding CbtA family protein — MRIAVFIGTALLAGVISGLIHGGINLVVTEPFIDQAIDLEIKNAIAQGEDVGSPEEIAQYRTWQKGGQVLAGSILGLSLGSLFALVYAFSWSSLRGSDGVKKGLFLAAIMWFTLFMVPFLKYPANPPAVGNPETIYYRQSIYLVFIAVSGLGALALALLYKTLDNMKRRNIIIPVLYAAYIIAVFIIMPPNPDQIGAPMELVNNFRIASALTTTIFWFVLGAIFGASWDRFKPHVRVTNKL; from the coding sequence TTGAGGATAGCAGTTTTTATTGGTACAGCTTTACTTGCCGGAGTAATTAGTGGGCTTATTCATGGCGGCATCAATCTTGTTGTTACGGAACCTTTCATTGATCAAGCAATAGACCTTGAGATAAAGAACGCTATAGCACAAGGCGAAGACGTTGGCTCACCGGAAGAGATCGCTCAATATAGAACATGGCAGAAGGGCGGGCAGGTACTTGCAGGAAGCATATTGGGACTCTCCCTAGGTTCATTATTCGCATTAGTGTATGCATTCTCATGGTCTTCATTGCGAGGCTCAGATGGTGTGAAGAAAGGATTGTTCCTGGCAGCAATAATGTGGTTCACACTGTTCATGGTACCATTTCTAAAATATCCAGCCAATCCTCCGGCAGTTGGGAACCCTGAAACAATTTACTACCGACAATCTATATACTTGGTCTTCATAGCAGTTTCTGGTTTGGGAGCATTAGCATTGGCACTCCTGTACAAGACGTTGGATAACATGAAGCGCAGGAACATCATCATACCGGTATTATACGCAGCTTACATCATAGCAGTATTCATCATAATGCCTCCAAACCCGGATCAGATAGGGGCTCCGATGGAACTTGTCAACAACTTCCGTATTGCAAGCGCCCTAACCACAACCATCTTTTGGTTTGTGTTGGGAGCAATATTCGGAGCGTCCTGGGACAGATTCAAACCTCACGTAAGAGTTACGAACAAGCTGTAA
- a CDS encoding CbtB-domain containing protein — MSKQIAIQGVRVPAFAIGILLVILAFGMFIVGYDQGHLFSVAMGEQAFEDLYLHELFHDMRHAAGFPCH; from the coding sequence ATGTCTAAACAAATAGCAATTCAAGGCGTCAGGGTCCCCGCATTTGCGATAGGCATTCTACTGGTAATACTTGCATTTGGCATGTTCATAGTAGGATACGATCAAGGACATTTGTTCAGCGTTGCAATGGGTGAGCAAGCATTTGAAGATCTGTATCTGCATGAACTGTTCCATGACATGCGTCATGCAGCTGGCTTCCCTTGCCACTAG
- a CDS encoding thermonuclease family protein gives MKKSYVLVTLLAVVFPYVHAFEPVTVTDVALTASSGKVMIQALVTNNSDLQRNFLYIVQVKDFNGYTVDISWVDVELRPMEMHVMQLPLLVEIQDAYTIQIFVWSNIEDPVPLSYTYNAITFSSNISYPCKGAALCFEGIVTRIVDGDTVDVDGKRIRLALVNTPERGEPGYSEARNFTSALCPLGSTVLVDQDDKQMYDRYGRMVAVVYCDGTLLNAELLSAGHAIILTSFCNVSEFGTEAWAKMFGC, from the coding sequence GTGAAAAAATCATATGTGTTAGTGACGTTATTGGCAGTGGTATTTCCATACGTTCATGCCTTTGAACCTGTAACCGTAACAGATGTTGCGCTTACTGCAAGTTCTGGGAAAGTGATGATACAAGCACTAGTTACAAACAACAGTGATTTACAGCGGAATTTTTTGTATATAGTTCAGGTAAAGGACTTCAATGGCTATACGGTTGATATTTCATGGGTTGATGTAGAGTTGCGACCTATGGAAATGCATGTGATGCAACTGCCATTATTAGTTGAAATACAAGATGCATACACAATACAGATCTTCGTATGGAGCAATATTGAGGATCCTGTACCCCTATCCTACACTTACAACGCTATTACATTTTCCTCTAATATTTCATACCCGTGCAAGGGTGCTGCTTTGTGCTTTGAGGGCATTGTTACAAGGATAGTTGATGGTGATACAGTAGATGTTGACGGTAAGCGGATAAGGCTTGCATTAGTTAATACGCCTGAACGGGGCGAACCAGGATATTCTGAAGCTAGAAACTTTACATCTGCATTATGTCCGTTAGGTTCAACTGTATTGGTTGATCAGGATGACAAGCAAATGTATGACAGGTATGGCAGAATGGTTGCTGTGGTTTACTGTGATGGTACATTGCTCAATGCTGAATTGCTCTCTGCAGGGCATGCTATTATACTTACGAGTTTCTGCAACGTAAGCGAGTTCGGTACCGAAGCGTGGGCTAAGATGTTTGGTTGCTGA
- a CDS encoding branched-chain amino acid transaminase has translation MQFKEFNYVWFDGSIIEWNNAKVPVMTHAIHYGTSVIEGIRAYAAKDNLYIFRLSDHMKRLHRSANVYSIGMRYSVEELVKATVEIIRKNEIRSSCYIRPIAFVGFHGIDLSVSEKSPSHMAILLFTFDQYLNTKGIRVCISSWRRINDLSTPPLAKAGGNYLNSVLATQECKRNGYDEAIMLDNYGMVSEAPGENVFIVRDGTIYTPPISSSVLEGITRDTAIRIAKDLDYELVERQIPRTELYISDEIFLTGTAAEVTPVISVDGHTVGDGVEGPISKSIRETYSKVVRADIKEYMDWLVPVW, from the coding sequence ATGCAGTTCAAGGAGTTCAACTATGTATGGTTTGATGGCAGCATAATAGAGTGGAACAACGCAAAGGTGCCGGTAATGACCCATGCTATCCACTATGGCACCAGTGTTATAGAGGGCATAAGGGCATATGCTGCAAAGGACAACCTGTATATATTCAGACTGAGCGATCATATGAAGAGGTTACACAGGTCTGCTAATGTTTATTCAATAGGCATGAGATACAGTGTTGAAGAACTTGTCAAGGCAACTGTTGAAATCATAAGGAAGAACGAGATCAGAAGTTCATGTTATATTAGACCAATCGCATTTGTGGGTTTCCATGGCATCGATCTTTCTGTTTCCGAAAAATCACCATCCCATATGGCAATACTGTTATTCACGTTTGACCAGTACCTAAATACAAAGGGAATAAGGGTATGTATATCGTCATGGAGGCGCATAAATGACCTATCAACCCCACCACTGGCCAAGGCAGGCGGTAACTACCTTAATTCAGTTCTAGCAACGCAGGAATGCAAGAGGAATGGTTACGATGAAGCGATCATGCTTGACAACTATGGAATGGTAAGTGAAGCCCCAGGAGAAAATGTGTTTATAGTTAGGGATGGTACAATCTACACGCCACCTATATCATCTTCAGTGTTGGAAGGAATAACCAGAGACACAGCAATTCGCATAGCTAAAGACCTTGATTATGAATTGGTGGAGCGCCAAATCCCCAGAACAGAGCTTTACATAAGCGATGAAATATTTCTTACTGGAACCGCGGCTGAAGTTACTCCTGTCATTAGTGTTGATGGTCATACCGTAGGTGACGGTGTGGAAGGTCCTATATCAAAAAGCATCAGGGAAACCTACTCCAAGGTCGTGCGGGCCGATATCAAGGAATACATGGACTGGCTTGTACCAGTCTGGTAA
- a CDS encoding ferredoxin--NADP reductase → MVVENKGIISYIRVLKEDLAIFRIKPTNGVVPDFKAGQFITLGLPVKNEGGKIIRRAYSIASPPEQKKHFELYIRWVKKPVPGRLTTELFERKEGDEIAWLKPTGPFGLVDKRPDGSPDTRRIVMVGGGTGLAPFISFTLHLKATNDRREIVVLHGASYVDELGYRELLTDLEDESIDRGRDKWNFRYRASISRPDEYLNRSWGGQKGRVETFLKPNSSGKSPLEELVGEKITTENTMFYVCGWQGTVDGVMNYLTPMGFVEERKKRPDGTFDIRYESYG, encoded by the coding sequence GTGGTTGTAGAAAACAAGGGAATTATTTCATACATACGTGTACTAAAGGAAGACTTGGCGATCTTTAGAATTAAACCCACTAATGGAGTCGTACCAGATTTCAAGGCTGGACAATTCATAACTTTGGGCTTGCCGGTCAAGAACGAAGGTGGAAAAATAATTAGGAGAGCTTATTCTATTGCATCTCCGCCAGAGCAGAAAAAACATTTTGAGTTATACATTCGCTGGGTAAAGAAACCAGTTCCAGGAAGATTGACTACAGAACTTTTTGAAAGAAAGGAAGGAGATGAAATTGCATGGCTAAAGCCGACAGGCCCTTTTGGACTTGTTGACAAGAGACCTGATGGCTCACCTGATACGAGGCGTATAGTCATGGTTGGAGGGGGCACAGGTCTTGCTCCGTTCATCAGTTTTACATTGCATCTAAAGGCAACCAATGATAGGAGAGAGATCGTTGTTTTACATGGTGCAAGCTATGTTGATGAGTTGGGCTACAGGGAACTGCTTACAGATCTGGAAGATGAGAGTATTGATAGAGGGCGTGATAAATGGAACTTCAGGTATAGAGCTAGCATAAGCAGGCCTGATGAATATCTAAACAGATCTTGGGGAGGGCAGAAGGGAAGGGTAGAAACATTTCTTAAACCTAACAGCTCGGGTAAATCTCCCTTGGAAGAATTGGTTGGCGAAAAGATCACAACAGAAAATACAATGTTCTATGTTTGTGGTTGGCAGGGAACTGTTGATGGCGTGATGAACTACCTAACCCCGATGGGATTTGTAGAGGAGAGGAAGAAGAGACCGGATGGCACATTTGACATACGATACGAGTCCTATGGTTGA